The following DNA comes from Deinococcus cellulosilyticus NBRC 106333 = KACC 11606.
TGCCCTCGGCTTTTCCCTTCACCCCAGAAAAGGCAGATCCTCCACAGTCTCATATCTGCCGTGGGGTTTCTTGACTGCCAGACGGAGAAATGTGGCGGTGAAGTCTGCCTCCCGGAAAAGGTCCGCAGCCTCTGCAAGCTGAACAGGTTTCGGGTCATACAGGAGGGTCATGTGCATCTGGTAGGCCTCTCCTTCAAACAGGTCTGTCTGAGGGGGATGCCCCACCGCCTGCAGGGTTTTCAGGTGGAGGTCTTTTGCACCCGGGGACACCACATCCCAGAACAGGACCCGTCTGCCAAAAGTGCGGGTGCCTGAGAGGTGCACCGAGAAAGGTTTCACCTCTGCACACATCTCTCGCACCCTCGGAAGCCACTCCAGATCGTCTGTGAGGCCTGCTTTAAACTTGATGGTGATGTGGGGCTCCATGTTGGGCCTCTTGTATTGAAGCTGATACTGCAGCACCTGTCCGTAAATGGGTTCAGGGGGAATCAGGGCCAGCACATAAGTGGTCATGGGATCTGCACATGTTCTGGTGCAGGAATCGCCCGGTACTGCACCCTTCTGGCATTGATTCCGGTGAGCACCTCGTACTCGATGGTGTTGGCGTGCGGTGCCAGATCGGTCGCGGTCACCTGATCGAAACCCATCACCTCGACGTAATCTCCGACCTGCGCTTTCAGGCCGGTGACATCCATCATGCACTGGTCCATGCAGATGCGCCCGATGATGTCGCGCCAGTCGCTGCCCAGCCTGGCTCTGGCATGCCCGGTGGCCGATCTGGGGTAACCATCTGCGTAACCAATTTGCAAGGTGGCGACCAGGGTTTCCCGCTGGGCTGTCCAGAGCTCACCATAAGACACTTTTTCTCCGGGGTGCATGGTGTGCAGGTAACCGATGCGGGCCATCAGGCGCATGACGGGCTTCAGCGGCACGCCTGCTTCAGGTCGGGTGGTGAATCCGTAAGCTGCAATTCCGGGGCGGATCAGGTTGAAGGCCGCCTCTGGGCCAAAAGCCTCGATGCCAGCGGAGTTGCTCATGTGGTAAATCAGGCCAGGCAGTCCTGCCTGTTCCAGACTTGCCCTGACTTCCCTGAAGAGTGCAAGCTGCTGTCTGGCGCTCTCCGGTTCGGGTGCATCCGCACTGGCAAAGTGAGAGAACACCCCCTCCACAATCACCCCCCGATGCTGTGCGGTCTGGGCGACGCGCACCACCTCTTCGGGCCGCATGCCCAGTCGGTTCATGCCCGTGTTCACCTTCAGGTGGATGCGGGACCCGGCAGGCAGGTACAGCAACTCTTCCAGGCTGCTGATGGTGAGCCTCACCCCCATGCGGGCCAGTTGTGCAGATTCATCCAGTGCAGAGGGGGTGAAGAGCACCACCGGTTTGCGGGTGAGGGGCAGGATTTCCAGGGCCTCTTCAGGTGCCGCCACCGCATAACCCCAGATCAGCTTCCAGTCGCTGGTGTGCTGTGCAACCAATGCAGCACTGTGGCCGTACGCATTGGCCTTGATGGGCAGCAACACATGGGAAGACCCTGCATGTCTGGCAAGGGCCTGCAGGTTGGCGTGCAGATGGGCAAGGTGAATTTCAGCAATGACCCGGGGTGTCATGTGCAACATGGTAGCGCATTCGGGCAAAAGGCGGGGGCAAGGTGAAAGCCTCAAGCCGTTCAAAACTCTGAACTCAGTTCAAAATTCCTGATGCATCCAAATCCACCAGACCTGCAGATCAGTCATCAGAAGCACACGTGAGGGAACCCCTCACCGAAACTGCACAGGCAGACCAGGGCCCCTGAAGATGTGGATCTCTCAGGCAGGTGAACTGTTGTCTCTGGAGGCAGCTTCAAAAGGAGAACACCATGAAAAAGTTTCTGACCGTTTCCACCACTTTTGCTCTGGCCCTTGGCATGACTGCATTTGCCGCCGACATGAACGCTTTTGTGCGCGTGGTTCACGCGGTTCCTGATGCTCCTGCAGTGGACGTGTATGTGGACGGCACCCGCACCGTCAGCAATGCTCCTTTCAAGGCCGTGACCCCCTATGGTGATGTTCCCGCAGGGAAGCACCGCGTGGTGATCACCGCTGCGGGCGACAAGAATGCCAAGGTCTTTGAAGGGGATGTGACCCTCAGGGCAGGCAAGTACTACACTGTGGCCGCCATCGGTTACCTGAAGACCCTGAAACCCAAGATCTTTGTGGCCAACAGCCTGAACATGGACAAGGAGAAGGCCCAGGTGAACGTCTTCCACCTCTCCCCCAACGGCCCCAGGGTGGACGCCATCGCTCCCGATTATGACAATGCCCGCATCGTGCCCAACCTGTCTTATGGCCGCATGTTCAAGGCCATGGTGAGCCCGATGGGTGTGAACCTCAACATCGTGCCGGCCATGAAAACCACCCCTGTGGTGAAAAACCTCAGTGGAATCAGCGTGAATGCAGGCAAGACCTACAGTGTGTTCGCTGTGGGTCTGGTGGGCGGCACAGGCACCCAGGCTTTTGACCTTGTGGCCACTGAGGACAAAGTGGTGATGGGCTCCATGTCTGGCAAGTGATCCAACAGCAATTCATCCGACGGTGCAAAAACCGTCCTACCTTCCTGGGTCAGGGGCACTCCCTGGCCCTGATCTGTATCGGGGTGTGCATGCATCGGTTTGTTTCGGGTTTCAGTGCAGCGGTGATTTTCAGTGTGCTTGGTCTGGCAGGCAGGGTGTGGGGGCAACTTCCCTATCCTCCACAGGTGATTTTTGACCGCATCACCCAGTTTCTGGGAACACCTGTCATGTTCAACCTGATCCACGACCTGCTCGGGGTCGGTCAGGGAGGCAAAATTGCAGCTTTTGTGGGGGTCCTGCTGATGTGGCTTGGTGGGCTTTCCCTGCTTGGGGTTCTCTCTCCCATCCTTGCTGCAACCGTGATTCTGCTGGTTCTGGTGCTCCTGGTTCCTTTCCCCTGGGCACTGGCCCATGCCCTGCTTTACTTGCTGGTCCGTCTGGCCTTGCAACCTGCAACCCGCAGCTTTGAGCAGGGGCGCAGGAAGGCCCTGACCACCCTGGGTGCCGGGTCTGCCCTGTTGACGCTGGGCGCGACAGGAGGCCTGTTCAAAAATGTCCTGCAGGGCACCGACCAGACCAGTGCCTCTGCATTCAAAGCAGGCTCTGCACTTCCAGAAGGGATTGTTTCGCAAGAGGACCTCTATTACGTCAGCAAGAATCTGGAAGGCTTTGACCCGGTGATCGAGGCGCAGGCCTGGACCCTCAAAGTGGGAGGTCTGGTGGAGCGCCCGACAAACTTCAGCCTTGATGACCTCAAACGCTTTCAACAGAGGGACCTGGAACTGACCCTGAATTGCATCTCCAATCCTGTGGGGGGTTTCCTGATCGGAAACGCCATCTGGACGGGCTTCACCGTGCGGGACCTCCTGAACCAGGTGGGCGTGAAGCAGGGAGCGAAATTCATCATCTGGAAAGCTGCAGATGGGTACGTCGAGTCGCTGCCCCTCGGGGAGGCCCATGAAGAGGACGTGCTGCTGGTCCACAGCATCAACGGTGAACCCCTGACCCCGAAACACGGGTTTCCCCTGAGGGTGCTGATTCCGGGCAGGTATGGCATGAAACAGCCCCGCTGGATCACCGAAATTGAACTGTCCAGAACCGACATTCCCTCCTACTGGAGCCAGAGGGGTTGGGACAAAGAAGCCCTGATCAAACCCTCCAGCCGTTTTGATTTTCCAGAAGAAGGAAAACCTGTCCCTGCCGGTCAGGAAATCCTGATGAAAGGGGTGGCTTTTGCAGGCAGGGTTCCCATCACGAAAGTTGAGGTGTCTGTGGATGGGGGCAAAAACTGGCAGGAGGCAAAACTTTCTGCCAGACGCTCCGTTCATGCCTGGACCCTGTGGTCCCTGCCCTGGACCCCAGAAACAGGCATCCATGAGGTGGTGGTGCGGGCCTACGCTGCCGGAAAACTGCAGACCGAGGCCACAGCCGACCCCCTTCCGGGTGGCTCCACCGGATGGCACCGCTTTCTGGTCAACGTCTCCTGAAGCCTCTGCCTGACAGAGAAACAGCCCAATCCAGGCGCTTTCCTGTCCAGTCATCTGAACTTGAGCTGAGCGTTTTAGAGCACTTCCTGTCATTTCTTAAGGTCCATGACGGGATTTGCACACGCAAAACCAGGGGCGTCAGGAATAGACTTGGGGATATGCAACGCCCCCTCAGCGTGATTTCCATGCTGCTCCTCTCCAACGGCCTGCCTGCCACATCTTCTGCTCCAAGTGTCTTCCAGGCCTTTTTGGAACTTCCCGAAAAAATGCTGGAAGCCCAGCCCGGGCTTCCCCGCGAACAGATCATCGGCAGCACCCAGCGCACAGAAAAGCGGGAGATGCCTTGGGGAGAAGCCAACATCGAAGTCCGCAAAAACGTCAACACCCAGTACCTCAGCGTCTTCGTGGTCCAGCCCGGGTCCAGCACCAGCTACACCCTGCGGGCTTTCAACTCCAGTGAAGGCAGAAGGGTGTTTCTGGTGCAAAAACAGCACTGTTACGTGCCGGGATGCGACACCACCATCCTGGTGGTCGAAAAGCAGGGCAAAGTCTGGAAGGACCGCACAGACAGCCTGCTCCCTGCCCTCACCTCAAGTGTTCTGGCGAAAGCCTACATGGAAACCACCGGAAAAACCGCCTCGGAAGGTGGCGAGGAACTCGATTACCACCTGCAGATGCCCGAGGAGGGAAATGCTGTGGAAGTCTGGAACCGTTATGACGAGCGGATGTTCTCTCTGAGCTGGACTGGGCAGAAATTCGTGATCAGAACGAAACAGTAGACCATTACCCATCCAAAAAGGCCTGAGCAAATGCTCAGGCCTTTTTCTGCTGTGCACATTTGACTCAGTGCCCTCTGGGGACCCCGATGTAAAACTCCTGGTCCATCACCTGCAGAATCTGGTATTTGGGGGTGAGGGCCAGGTGATCCAGCGAGTGGTTCACGAAGACCGTCCAGAGGACCCAGGCCCACAAAAACAGAAAAATGCCGTAGCGGTAGGGTTCATAGATGCGTGAAATCCAGTGTCTGAGGGGGTAGGTCAGGAGGCCCACCACCACCAGGTAAACCAGCAGGTCCAGCGCAAAAGGCAGCAGGTAAACGTTGAAGGTCTTGGAACTGATCATGCTGTAATGCTGAAAGGGCAGGGGAAAACCATAAAAGCTGACGGTGGTCTGTCCTCCTGCCAGGAAGGGCACTTCAAGACGCACCCGGGTTCGCATGGTCAGGTGTTCCAGCAGCAGCCATGCGATAGGGATGCTCCACATCCAGAAGCTTTTCAGGTAGGCCCTCATGATTCCAGAGTAGGAAACGAGACTTCAGGACAGATGGGATCTGCCTTCAGGCACTGTTTTTCACGGTCTCATCAAAATTCGCCGGTGAGGGCCTGACCGTCCCGGATGCGCAAAATGGTGTGGGCCAGTTCGGCCACTGCAGGATCATGGGTGATCAGCACCACTGTTTTGCCCTCGGTGGCGGGTTTCAAAAGCAGGTCCAGGATGCTCTTTCCTGTTCGGGTGTCGAGGTTTCCGGTGGGTTCATCCGCCAGAATCACCGAAGGGTTGGTGATGAGGGCACGGGCAATGGCGACCCGTTGCTGCTCTCCTCCAGAAAGCTGCGAAGGGTAGTGCGTCAGGCGGTGACCGAGCCCGAGTTGCTCCAGCAGGGCTTTTGAGCGTCTGGTCCGTTCTGCCCTGGGGACCCCCTGCAAGGTGAGCGGGAACTCAACATTCTCTGAAGCGTTCAGGATGCTGACCAGGTTGTAGTTCTGGAAGACAAACCCGAAATGCCGCAGGCGGTAGTCTGCAAGCTCGGCGTCACTGAGTTTCGAGATCTCGGTGCTGTCGTGCAGGATGCGGCCACTGCTCGGGCGGTCAAATCCGGCCAGCAGGTTGAGCAGGGTGCTTTTGCCGCTGCCCGATGGGCCAATGATGGCGGTCACCCGGCCTGCCTCGAAGTCAAAACTGACCCCACCGAGGGCCGTAACCTTGCTGTCTCCAGACGGATAGATCTTGCTGAGGTTCTCGACGCGAAGCATTCAGTTCCTCCCCAGGGCTTCGGTGATGACGATGCGGCCTGCACTGCGGGCCGGAAGCAGACCGGACAGGAGCCCCAGTGCGAAACTCACTGCAAAAGCCAGCAGGGTGAGCCTGGGCGTGAGGGCAGCAGCACTGATGTTGGCGAGGTTCTGGGTGTAGAGGTTGACCACCTGAATCCCCACAAAACCCAGCAGAATGCCGCCGATGCCCCCCATGAAGGCCAGCAGCAGGCTTTCGAGGAGCACCAGATTGCGAATGAAGCCCGGTTTGGCCCCGATGGCCCGCATGGTGCCGAATTCACGGGTGCGCTCGAAAACGCCCATCATCACGGTGTTGGCCACGGCAAGCCCGCCCACAATCAGGGCAATCAGGCTGATTCCGAAGCGCACGGCATCGCTGATGCTGACCGCACGGTCCAGCACCTTCAGGAAGTCCGACTGGGTCTGGGCCTCCACATCCAGCGTCTCAGAAATGGTTTTTGCGGTGCTGCGCGCTTTGGAGGGATCATTCAGTTTGATGGCAATGAAAGAAATCTGGTCCTCCACACCCATGGCTTTCTGCAAGGTGGATTTGGGCACGAAAATGAAGGAGTCGGTGAATCCACCTTCTTCCTGCAGGATGCCCACCACCTTGAAGAAACTGCGGCGGTTGAAACGCACGTCCTGCCCGAGCTTCAGTCCCGCATTCTCGGCGGCCTTGCTTCCCAGCACCGCAACGAGTTTGCCTTCATCTTCTGCACCCAGCAGTCTCCCCTCTTTGACTTTGACCCCGGGAGAGATGTCCAGCACGTTCTCTGCGGTCGGGTAACCGTAAATCAGGAAGGACTGGCGTGGGTCAAATCCTCCCCTGGCAGAGATCACCACCGGAATGATGCTGCGGATGCCCCATTCGTCCTTGCGGTCCTGCACTTTCTGCACCAGCGACTGGGGCAGGTCGGGGGTGCGGGGCAGACCCTCCTCAATTCCGTTGAGTGAAATCTGCACGTCCGGGCCAATGTTGCCCAGTTCCTGGGTGAACACCCTGCGGATGCCCTCCCCCAGGGAAAGGAAGATCACCATGCTGGCCACCGCCACAACAATGCCCAGAACGGTCAAGGTGGTTCTTACCGCCCGGCGGGTGAGGCCGCGCAGGGCCAGCTGGAAGAGGTCAGAGATCGGCATAGCTCTCATCCTAACAGCGCAGCGGTTTTTTCTTTAGGGGCCTAAGACCCAATACCAATGCCTCTTGATTGAAAGGTGGCCCGCAGTTCCCGGGCAAAATCCAGTGCATGGGGTCCGTCCCCGTGCACACAGAGGGTGTCTGCATGCAGTGGGATGGTTTTTCCGCTCAGGGTGGTGACCGATCCCGAGGCAATCTCCAGGGCCTGCCGGAGTGCGGCTTCGGTGGACTCATGCAGGGCACGGGGGTGACTTCTGGGGGTCAGGGTGCCATCGTCCTGATAGGTGCGGTCCAGAAAGGCCTCCTGGTGCACCTGCATGCCGATCTCTCTGGCCGCCTGGATGTGGGCACTGCCTGCCAGACCGTAAAAAATCACATCCTGATGCTGTTCCAGAATGCCGTGCACTGCAGCCCGCGCCAACTTCAGGTCTCTGGCCGTCTGGTTGTAGAGGGCACCATGCAGCTTGACATGGTGGAGGGGCAAATCCAGTGGGTTCAGGATGCCCAGCATCCCGGCCACCTGAAACGTCACGAGGTCATAGACCTCCTGAGGGGTGACCGGCTGTTCAAGCCGTCCAAAGTTTTCACGGTCCAGAAATCCAGGATGTGCGCCAATATGCACCCCGTGGTCCAGGCACAGCATGGCCGTTTCACGGATCAGGGATGGGTTTCCTGCATGAAATCCGCAGGCGATGTTGGCACTGGTGATCAGGGGCATCAATTCACGGTCAAAAGGGGCCTCTTCTCCAAGGTCGCAGTTCAGGTCCATGCTGAGACTTTACCCTGAGATGGGCCGAAAAGCACCTTCAGCGGTAGAACTGCAAGGTGCGAGCGAGGGTGTGAAGCTGTCTGTCCTGCTCAATCAGGGCCTTCTCTGCAGCCTCAAAATCCACTTCCGAGAATTGTATTTGCTGCCCGGGAAGCACCTGCCCCAGTTTCCACAGGTCGGCCTGAATGACCTGGTACACCCTGGGGTATCCTCCGGTGGTCTGGGCGTCACTGAGCAGGATGATGGGGTGTCCTCCGGCGGGAAGTTGTACGGTTCCGGCCATCACGGCCACACTGTACATTTCTGCTTTGCGCTGAAGCTGCACCTGTGGACCTTCCAGCCGAATGCCCATGCGGTCCGACTGGGCCGTGACCCTGAAAGGCTGCTGGAACGCATGGTGCTCTTCCCACTCAGGCCCTCTGAGCACGCGAATGGGCAGCAAAGCAGGCAGAGGGAAGGCAGGCACAACCACCCGTGTGTTCAGGTGTGGACTGGGTTGTTTCGCCTGCAAGGTCACTCCAGCATGGACGGGCGCTGGACCCAGGCCACTTCTGGTGTGCGTGCTGCGGCTTCCCAGAACTGCAGGAACATCCAGACCACCTGCAAAAGCCACATAAGTGCGGGCACCTGCGGGTGAATACACCACTTCCATCTGGTCGCCCTGATGCAGTTGGATTCTGCGCTGGCCCTTGAGGACCTTTCCATGCACCCGGACCTGTGCCCCTGTGCCTGCAACAGCAACCACGCCATCTTGCAGGGCCTCCAGAAGCAGGCCACCCAGCGTCACTTCCAGGGCTGCAGCATCTGGAGAATTGCCAAGCAGCAGGTTGGCAATGTGAAAACTGTAGAAGTCTGCTGCTCCCCCTGGGGTAATGCCGTGTTGCCGATACCCAGAGCGCCCAGTGTCCTGAATCAGGGTCTGCATGCCGGGTCTGACAATGTGAATCTGTAGGCCATTCATCTGAATCTGAGGCCCACTTTACCTGATTCTTTCGCTTCACAGCCCACAATGCACAGAAAAGCGTTTTTGCTACGACTGCCGTCACATGATGAAAACGAAAAAGGATCATAATAAGAAAAATGTGAAAACAGGAGGATGGAGATGAAATACCGTTCATGGATTGCACTTGGAGCCCTGGCCCTGGCCGCATGTTCCCCCCAGACCCCACCCCCACCCGCTGGAGAACTCATCAAAAAAGGCCAGCCTGGCACTGTCACTGCTGGCACCGATGGTGAATTGCAAATTGACAAAGACAAACTCGCCAAGGATGCCATCGTTTCCATTGTCAAAACCAACCCTGGGAATCCCCCCTCAGGGGTTTCGGGTGGGTTCACCGCCCTGCGCATCAAAGTGGGCAGTGTTGCCACCCGACCTGCCATCAACAAACAGGAAGTCAACCTGCCAGAACTTCCCGGGTGTGAAACAGGTTTTCGCATGAAAATCTCCTTCCCAGCAGAGACTGAAAATGCCAGTGACCTGCGCATGTACAACGTCACCAACGGCTGGACGGAATTGCACCCTTATTTTGTCAATCTTCAGCAGCATTACGTGATTGGCTGCATGGCAGACCTGAATCCCCTGCTTGAACAGGGAGAAGTGAACCAGACCTACACCCTGGGCATTCCCAGCACCTTCAAGATGGCAGGCGGGACCTCTGAAGACTTTGCCAAGAGCAACAATGAGATCTTCCCTGTATCCAGAACAGCTTTCCGCATCAATTATGTGGGAGCCCTGCCTCCTGCAGGCACCACCCAGAAAAATTTCGTGATCACTGGACCTTCCGGCTGGAACGACAACAAGACCTTTGTCAACAGTTTCAATCCCAGAACCAACCGTTCCATGACTTTCAATGTGGACACGCCCCCCGTCACAGGCACCTATCAGTACACCTACAATGATGGGATCAAGGAGCACTCAGGACAGTTCCAGATCAACAGTGAGCAGGTTCTTGCCCGTCCTTCTGGAATCAATGTCACCCCATCCAACCAGGCCGGAACCCTGACCGTTGACTGGACTCCACCTGCAGGAGCGGCCCTGAACATGCAGCAAGTCACGGTTTCCCTCTTGAGTGACAACTCCACCAGCACCCTGGGATCAGCAGTGGGGAACCACCCGGTCAATGTCCAGGTGAACAATTTTGATGCTCAGAAAACCTATGCAGTGTGTGTGTTTGCTTTCAGCAATGATCCAGTGACCACACCTTTCCCGAATCAGGTGAATGAGTCTCGCTTCTGCACCACATATCCCCCGATCAACAGGTGATTTGCTGCACAAGTAACACCTTTGTTACAACTGGGCTTTTATAACGCAACCTCAACCTCCTGTAAGTGATGACAGGAGGTTTTTTTTGCATTCTGGTGTCAAAATGGAGAGATGGAGGGCGTGGATCAGATGATTCAACTTGCAGAACAAAAAGACCAGACCACGCCCACAGAGTGGCTGGATGCAGCGCTGGAACTGGGTCGACAGGCCATTGCCAGTGGAGTGACTGAAGACAGCATCCGTTTCGCGCAATTGGCCGCAGACCACGCCCGACACCACCACCTCCATGAACATCTGGTGGTGGCCCTCGACAACCTGGGAAACCTGCTTTTCTACCATGACCAGCCCTACGATGCCCTCAGTGTGCTAAGTGAGGCTGCCCTCTTGCTGGAATCCAGCGCTTTGATGTCAGAAAAAGCCAGAAACAG
Coding sequences within:
- a CDS encoding 2'-5' RNA ligase family protein, coding for MTTYVLALIPPEPIYGQVLQYQLQYKRPNMEPHITIKFKAGLTDDLEWLPRVREMCAEVKPFSVHLSGTRTFGRRVLFWDVVSPGAKDLHLKTLQAVGHPPQTDLFEGEAYQMHMTLLYDPKPVQLAEAADLFREADFTATFLRLAVKKPHGRYETVEDLPFLG
- the alr gene encoding alanine racemase is translated as MTPRVIAEIHLAHLHANLQALARHAGSSHVLLPIKANAYGHSAALVAQHTSDWKLIWGYAVAAPEEALEILPLTRKPVVLFTPSALDESAQLARMGVRLTISSLEELLYLPAGSRIHLKVNTGMNRLGMRPEEVVRVAQTAQHRGVIVEGVFSHFASADAPEPESARQQLALFREVRASLEQAGLPGLIYHMSNSAGIEAFGPEAAFNLIRPGIAAYGFTTRPEAGVPLKPVMRLMARIGYLHTMHPGEKVSYGELWTAQRETLVATLQIGYADGYPRSATGHARARLGSDWRDIIGRICMDQCMMDVTGLKAQVGDYVEVMGFDQVTATDLAPHANTIEYEVLTGINARRVQYRAIPAPEHVQIP
- a CDS encoding DUF4397 domain-containing protein yields the protein MKKFLTVSTTFALALGMTAFAADMNAFVRVVHAVPDAPAVDVYVDGTRTVSNAPFKAVTPYGDVPAGKHRVVITAAGDKNAKVFEGDVTLRAGKYYTVAAIGYLKTLKPKIFVANSLNMDKEKAQVNVFHLSPNGPRVDAIAPDYDNARIVPNLSYGRMFKAMVSPMGVNLNIVPAMKTTPVVKNLSGISVNAGKTYSVFAVGLVGGTGTQAFDLVATEDKVVMGSMSGK
- a CDS encoding molybdopterin-dependent oxidoreductase; its protein translation is MHRFVSGFSAAVIFSVLGLAGRVWGQLPYPPQVIFDRITQFLGTPVMFNLIHDLLGVGQGGKIAAFVGVLLMWLGGLSLLGVLSPILAATVILLVLVLLVPFPWALAHALLYLLVRLALQPATRSFEQGRRKALTTLGAGSALLTLGATGGLFKNVLQGTDQTSASAFKAGSALPEGIVSQEDLYYVSKNLEGFDPVIEAQAWTLKVGGLVERPTNFSLDDLKRFQQRDLELTLNCISNPVGGFLIGNAIWTGFTVRDLLNQVGVKQGAKFIIWKAADGYVESLPLGEAHEEDVLLVHSINGEPLTPKHGFPLRVLIPGRYGMKQPRWITEIELSRTDIPSYWSQRGWDKEALIKPSSRFDFPEEGKPVPAGQEILMKGVAFAGRVPITKVEVSVDGGKNWQEAKLSARRSVHAWTLWSLPWTPETGIHEVVVRAYAAGKLQTEATADPLPGGSTGWHRFLVNVS
- a CDS encoding ABC transporter ATP-binding protein; this encodes MLRVENLSKIYPSGDSKVTALGGVSFDFEAGRVTAIIGPSGSGKSTLLNLLAGFDRPSSGRILHDSTEISKLSDAELADYRLRHFGFVFQNYNLVSILNASENVEFPLTLQGVPRAERTRRSKALLEQLGLGHRLTHYPSQLSGGEQQRVAIARALITNPSVILADEPTGNLDTRTGKSILDLLLKPATEGKTVVLITHDPAVAELAHTILRIRDGQALTGEF
- a CDS encoding ABC transporter permease — protein: MPISDLFQLALRGLTRRAVRTTLTVLGIVVAVASMVIFLSLGEGIRRVFTQELGNIGPDVQISLNGIEEGLPRTPDLPQSLVQKVQDRKDEWGIRSIIPVVISARGGFDPRQSFLIYGYPTAENVLDISPGVKVKEGRLLGAEDEGKLVAVLGSKAAENAGLKLGQDVRFNRRSFFKVVGILQEEGGFTDSFIFVPKSTLQKAMGVEDQISFIAIKLNDPSKARSTAKTISETLDVEAQTQSDFLKVLDRAVSISDAVRFGISLIALIVGGLAVANTVMMGVFERTREFGTMRAIGAKPGFIRNLVLLESLLLAFMGGIGGILLGFVGIQVVNLYTQNLANISAAALTPRLTLLAFAVSFALGLLSGLLPARSAGRIVITEALGRN
- a CDS encoding 5-oxoprolinase subunit PxpA — protein: MDLNCDLGEEAPFDRELMPLITSANIACGFHAGNPSLIRETAMLCLDHGVHIGAHPGFLDRENFGRLEQPVTPQEVYDLVTFQVAGMLGILNPLDLPLHHVKLHGALYNQTARDLKLARAAVHGILEQHQDVIFYGLAGSAHIQAAREIGMQVHQEAFLDRTYQDDGTLTPRSHPRALHESTEAALRQALEIASGSVTTLSGKTIPLHADTLCVHGDGPHALDFARELRATFQSRGIGIGS
- a CDS encoding biotin-dependent carboxyltransferase family protein encodes the protein MNGLQIHIVRPGMQTLIQDTGRSGYRQHGITPGGAADFYSFHIANLLLGNSPDAAALEVTLGGLLLEALQDGVVAVAGTGAQVRVHGKVLKGQRRIQLHQGDQMEVVYSPAGARTYVAFAGGLDVPAVLGSRSTHTRSGLGPAPVHAGVTLQAKQPSPHLNTRVVVPAFPLPALLPIRVLRGPEWEEHHAFQQPFRVTAQSDRMGIRLEGPQVQLQRKAEMYSVAVMAGTVQLPAGGHPIILLSDAQTTGGYPRVYQVIQADLWKLGQVLPGQQIQFSEVDFEAAEKALIEQDRQLHTLARTLQFYR